From Sphingomonas sp. PAMC26645:
GGTCAGTTGCTCGGCCGCTTCGTTGTCGATCACCGGGCCCATGAACGGCGCCGGGTTCGCGTGCGGTTCGCCGACGATGATCCGGCCGACCATCTTGTCGAGCGTGGCGACCAGCGGGTCATACAGCTTCGTGTCGACGATCAACCGGCGCGCGGCGGTGCAACGCTGGCCGGCGGTGGTGAAGGCCGACTGGATGATGAGCACGGCGGCGGTGTGCAGGTCGGGCGCGTCCCATACGACGATCGGATTGTTGCCGCCCATCTCGAGCGCGAGGATTTTCTCGGGCTTGTCGGCGAACGCGCGATTGAGCGCTAGGCCGGTACGCGCCGAGCCGGTGAACAGCAGCCCGTCGATATCGGGGTGCGCGGCGAGCGCCTTACCCTCGTTGGGGCCACCGATGACGAGGCGGATACACTCGGGCGGGACACCGGCGGCGCGGAAGCACTCGACGAGGAACGCGCCGACGGCGGGGGTCTTTTCGGATGGCTTGAAGACGACCGCGTTGCCGGCGATCAGCGCGGGGACGATGTGGCCGTTGGGCAGATGCGCGGGGAAGTTGTACGGCCCGAGCACGGCCAGCACGCCGTGCGGCTTGTGGCGGACGGCGATCCGCGATCCCATCGTCGCTTCGAGGCGGCGCTGCGCGGTGCGATCGGCATAGGCACTGACCGAGATGTCGACCTTGGCGATGACCGTCTCGACCTCGCCGCGCGCTTCCCAGATCGGCTTGCCGGTCTCGCGTGCGATCAGGTCGGTGAACGCGTCGTTGCGCTGGCGGACGATGTTGCTGAAGCGCCGCATCGTCTCGATCCGGAAGGCGAGCGGTTTCGACGCCCAGCTCGACCAGCCGGCACGCGCGCAGGCGACTTCGGCGTCGACGTCGCCGATCGGGTGGCGCCAGAGGACCGCACCGGTGGCAGGTTCGTAGGAGATGATCTCGTCGGACATGGTGCCGCTCTTGCCCCAAATCGGGTTTGATTCCAATTAATCGGCCAGTGCCTGGCTCATGTCGCGGATCACGGCCACTTTTGCATTTAGTGCTGTCCAGTCGTCGTGCTCGGCGATCGGGGCCCAAATCGCTTCGACCTCGTCGATGAGCATGCTGCATGGCTCGCCCGACCAATAGGGGTGCGAGCGGTCTTTCCGGGGTTCGTAGGACGCGAGTGCGGCGCGGACTTCGGCCCAGGGTTCGTCGTAGGCGCTGGGCAAATCCCCACCGAACGCGTCGAAGAAGAACCGGTCGATCCCGACGCCGGAGGTGCGGAGCGCGCGTTCGGTGGCCTGGACGAGGTCGCGGTCGGTATCCGGATCGCGCGAGCGGACGCCGAGGCGCCAGAGGATCGCCTGCGTGACCTCGGGTTGGTAGCGCGGACCGAACTGGTCGAGCGCGGCCACCAACGGGTCGCTCTCGGCGATCTGGCGGAGCGCAACGGCGAGTTGCATCACGTCCCAGTGGATCGCCTCGGGCTGGCGACCGAACGCGTAGAGCCTCTGATGGTCGAAATAGGCGGCGGTGAAGGCCGGGTCCCAGGTCGGGGCGAAGCGCCACGGCCCGTAGTCGAAGCTTTCTCCGGTGACGTTGATGTTGTCCGAATTGAGCACGCCGTGGACGAAACCCGCCGCCATGTAGCGGGCCGCGAGACGCGCTGTGCGGGCGACGACGAGGTCGAGCAGGCGGACCGGATCGTCGTTGTCCTCGTCGTAGAGGTTGCGCAGCGTGTAGCCGACGAGCTTGCGCAAGCCCGCTTCGTCGCGGTGGTAGGCGAGGCGCTGGAAACTGCCGATGCGGACGTGGCTGTGGTTGAGGCGGACGAGGACCGCCGAGCGCGTCGGGCTAGGCTCATCGCCACGTTGAAGTTCTTCGCCGGTCTCGACTAGCGACAGCGTGCGCGAGGTGGGGACGTTGAGCGCTTCGAGCATCTCCGT
This genomic window contains:
- a CDS encoding protein adenylyltransferase SelO; translated protein: MPISPQAYRPEAKLLDLGDGFFDPVAPANFPETRTRFRNDRAAAQIGLDALTDDEWTRHFGRFEPLPGTLPQPFALRYHGHQFRNYNPDLGDGRGFTFAQMRDDRGRLMDLGTKGSGQTPWSRAGDGRLTLKGGVREILATEMLEALNVPTSRTLSLVETGEELQRGDEPSPTRSAVLVRLNHSHVRIGSFQRLAYHRDEAGLRKLVGYTLRNLYDEDNDDPVRLLDLVVARTARLAARYMAAGFVHGVLNSDNINVTGESFDYGPWRFAPTWDPAFTAAYFDHQRLYAFGRQPEAIHWDVMQLAVALRQIAESDPLVAALDQFGPRYQPEVTQAILWRLGVRSRDPDTDRDLVQATERALRTSGVGIDRFFFDAFGGDLPSAYDEPWAEVRAALASYEPRKDRSHPYWSGEPCSMLIDEVEAIWAPIAEHDDWTALNAKVAVIRDMSQALAD
- the astD gene encoding succinylglutamate-semialdehyde dehydrogenase, producing the protein MSDEIISYEPATGAVLWRHPIGDVDAEVACARAGWSSWASKPLAFRIETMRRFSNIVRQRNDAFTDLIARETGKPIWEARGEVETVIAKVDISVSAYADRTAQRRLEATMGSRIAVRHKPHGVLAVLGPYNFPAHLPNGHIVPALIAGNAVVFKPSEKTPAVGAFLVECFRAAGVPPECIRLVIGGPNEGKALAAHPDIDGLLFTGSARTGLALNRAFADKPEKILALEMGGNNPIVVWDAPDLHTAAVLIIQSAFTTAGQRCTAARRLIVDTKLYDPLVATLDKMVGRIIVGEPHANPAPFMGPVIDNEAAEQLTESFLELLTRGGSPIRHLERPVEDLPFLKPALIDVTDIADRPDIELFGPILQVVRVDDFDAAIAEANNTRYGLSASLISQTPALYDRFWANIRAGIVNWNKPTNGASSGAPFGGIGWSGNHRPSAYYAADYCAYPVVSSESESARASIGIGLADG